A single region of the Pyricularia oryzae 70-15 chromosome 4, whole genome shotgun sequence genome encodes:
- a CDS encoding golgi transport complex component Cog5: MSNNIQEEDTSYIDYETFLAPDFSPSAFANSLVLSTNNPNDSPLDLSTPLSKVLFDIQEIDSHIDQLTTREAIPLLSHTQEQTAASGRIVGEIDGQVKSLNESYKQLEKEVIQKHAEADTVRQVASRLWETLRIGRSVGRCLQLGRHLEIQYAELSASGRKEDHRSLVRCAHTILSLRETLEYKAPGEEGHGLDRVDAIRSLQEFIILPVERSVCEVSERIVREFSMASPPSVSGGTSAGGATFAQLEEAKARMVSALITLYLLSPTTLAKNEKWSPISMLQALDMYLRSALQSSVASLARSLAALPTLERTLAEISARCQNIVALELVLESTKTPPHPLKAQMGAGAASEKSVNLLQFLLAYLETGSLASYFWRTLASSLSTRVQEIMNRGGVSARTLRSNKTAVGDAIRECVLRGAQLPGSAVAAGSSSKSKMNTDNSNGWDREVAVMVASVVNNITR; this comes from the coding sequence ATGTCTAACAACATCCAGGAAGAGGACACCTCTTACATTGACTACGAGACCTTTTTGGCTCCCGATTTTAGCCCCTCCGCTTTTGCCAACAGTCTCGTCCTTTCGACCAACAATCCCAATGACTCGCCGCTTGATCTCTCGACGCCTCTCTCGAAAGTGCTTTTTGACATACAAGAGATCGACTCTCATATCGACCAGCTGACTACACGCGAAGccatccccctcctctcGCACACACAAGAGCAAACCGCTGCAAGTGGTCGGATAGTGGGGGAGATTGACGGGCAGGTCAAGTCGCTGAACGAGAGCTACAAACAGCTGGAAAAGGAGGTCATCCAGAAGCATGCCGAGGCAGACACAGTCAGGCAGGTCGCCTCGCGACTCTGGGAGACTCTGAGGATAGGGAGGTCGGTAGGCCGCTGTCTGCAACTGGGTCGACATCTCGAGATCCAGTATGCAGAGCTATCAGCCTCTGGCAGGAAAGAGGACCACCGCAGCCTAGTGCGTTGCGCACACACGATACTTTCTCTGAGGGAAACGTTAGAGTATAAGGCGCCTGGGGAGGAGGGTCATGGCCTCGATCGTGTCGATGCGATTCGCTCCCTCCAGGAATTCATCATCTTGCCGGTTGAACGGTCCGTATGTGAAGTCTCGGAGCGAATCGTACGCGAGTTCTCCATGGCCTCACCTCCTTCAGTTTCCGGCGGTACGTCTGCCGGCGGCGCGACGTTTGCTCAACTGGAGGAGGCAAAGGCTCGCATGGTCTCGGCGTTGATCACGCTTTACCTGCTCTCCCCAACGACGCTGGCCAAGAATGAGAAGTGGAGTCCTATCAGCATGCTCCAGGCTTTGGACATGTATTTGCGCTCTGCTCTGCAGAGCAGCGTAGCATCTCTTGCGCGATCATTGGCCGCTCTGCCTACTTTAGAGCGGACGCTGGCAGAGATCAGCGCGCGCTGCCAAAACATTGTCGCTCTCGAGCTGGTCCTGGAATCCACCAAGACCCCTCCGCACCCGCTCAAGGCTCAAATGGGTGCTGGAGCTGCCAGCGAGAAGAGCGTAAACCTGCTGCAGTTCTTGCTGGCTTATTTAGAGACGGGATCTTTGGCTTCTTACTTCTGGAGGACGCTGGCAAGTAGCTTGTCAACCAGAGTACAAGAAATAATGAACAGGGGAGGCGTATCGGCACGAACTCTCAGGTCGAACAAGACTGCTGTCGGTGACGCAATCCGGGAGTGCGTGCTGAGGGGAGCACAGCTGCCTGGTTCTGCCGTGGCGGCTGGCTCATCCTCGAAGAGTAAAATGAACACTGACAACAGCAATGGCTGGGATCGAGAGGTTGCCGTTATGGTGGCCAGTGTAGTGAACAATATCACCAGATAG